CGGGATAACTGCGCAACAGGCCTCCGGCCTGGTTCAGCAATGCCTTGCCCGCATCGTTCAGGGAATAGGAATCAAAGGCAAAATATACGGTCTTGAATTCGATCTTGGGTGCCGCTGGCTGGGCCTCGGCCGGAGGGGGCGCCACCGGGGCCGGGACGGCCGCCTCCGGCTGTTTTACGGGTTCTTCCTGTTTCACGGTCTGTTTCTTGGCGCAGCCAAAGATCATCATCAAGGTTAAAAACAGAAAAATAATTGTAAACTGATTTTTCATGAAAACGCCTTTCCTAATATAGTTTATCTTAATTTTAATTGTTCACTAACGAACCGTTTGAAGTGATTTTCTGCCCGAATCTTTTTCCGATGTTCCTGAATTTCGATCAAAACGAAATCCCTGGTTATTTATGATATCCTATGGTCACAACATGGGTATATCCCAGTTCGTTGCCTGGGATCATGGCATAATCCACTCCAAACCCATTATAGTTTACGCCAAAACCCCCGCGTAGCCAGGAAGCAAATCCCTGATCGCGCTCGGTTCGCAATCCTGTCCTTAACGACAGATAGTTGGCCAGAGAGTATTCCGCCCCCAGGGAAATTACCGGATGTCCGTCAAACGGGACATCGAGAGAAATGGCCGGGACCAACGGCAGATCTATGAAATAATAGGTCCCGCCCGCTGAGAGCGTGACGGGCAGTCCTGACGATTCGCTGTTGAACTTTAACCCCGAACCGAGATTTTTAAGGCTGACGCCCAGGGTAAACCGGTTGATCCGCTTGGTGGCTCCGGCATCCAACATCACGGCGGTGGCTGATTCATTTTCGATGGGCTCGCGCAACAACTTTAGAGACCCCCCCAGCGCCATCTTATGGCCCGGAAACGAGCGGGCATACAGCATGGCCAGGCCGAGGTCCATGGCATTGAAGGAGGCCGGATTCAAGCCGTTTTGGTCCCAGCCTTGCAGGTCTCCGTAATTGAAATAGCTGATGGCCAGACCGAATGTGTTGCGGCGGTATGGCAGGGCTGCAGACAGATATCCATAGGACATATCCAGGTAGGTCGGTGCCAGGGATGCTGTCATGGTCAAGGAACTCAGGTCCGCCAAACCGGCCGGATTCCATTGGCCGCAGTAAATATCGCCGGTGATCCCGGTGAAGGCTTCGCCCATGGCGGTGGGACGCCCGCCCTGGGGCAGGGTTAGGAACAGGCCCGCTTTGTCGCCGGCGTTCATGGATAGAACGGCGGTGGCAGCCAGTACGATGCAGACCGCGGATAATATAATCGTTTTCATTTCCTTCTCCTCATTTCAGTATGGCAATCTTACCCGTCTTCTTCTGGCCCTGGGAATTTGTTGCCAGGTACAGGTATATCCCGCTGGCTACGTTTGGATTCCAAATGGCTTCGCCGTCCCCGTTGGTCTCTTCGATGGTTGTTACCAAACGTCCCTTTATATCAAATATTTTGATGGTGGCCGTGGCGGTCAGGTTTTCAAAGGTGACGTTACCGTAACCCAGCCATTTCTTGAAGGGATTGGGATAGACCTTCAGTTCGTCCAGATTCGCATGGGGGATATTATTGGTTACCGTGCCCCGGATGCAATAGATGTTGCCCGAGGCGTCCTCTCCCAAATCCTGCCAGACCAGGAAGAAATTGGTGACGCTGTTGATGTTGGCAATGGCCAGGGCCGGCGGATAGTAATCCTTGCCGAACCCGGCGGTGCTGGTGCCGGTATAGGTGTTGGGAACGGTATATGAGGGCCGGAACTGGCCAACAGTGTCGTTGTAGGCGCACATTCGCAGTTCAAAGCCGCCGTCGGCCCGTGCATTGCTATGCCAGGCTATAACCAGATTGTTATTGGTGCGGTCGACCGCGATCCTCGGGCTGTAATTATTAGTGCCGCCGCCGTTGTCGGCCTTGATGTTTGCCGAAAAAGCAGTCTGGCTGTCGCTCTTCTGGCTGAAGAACAAATTGGGCTGGGTGTTGGACTGCAGCCGGGTATCCTGCCAGATCACCGCCACCTTATTACCGGTCCGGTACAGGTTGGGGAAATCCCGCTTGCGGTTGCTGCCGGGATCGTCATTAACGAGCAACCGCGTCGAATCAAACGTTAGGCCGTAGTCGGCCGAATGAGTTGAAACGATTTCACACTTGTCCTGGTTATTGCCATCGAATGATACATAGGCCACGAACACCTTACCGTTGTCGCCGACGTCAACCGCCGGATGGAGCGCTTGGGAATCGGGCGAGGATACAAAGGTTTCGCCGATAAAGACATTGTTGCGGGTCAGCGACCGGGCGCATTTGACGCGATAGCGACCGATACCGCTCTCGTAGTTTGTCCAAACCAAGTACAGGATGCTGTCGCGGGGATCCACCGCCACCTTAGGGGTGGGCCCGTCGAAACTGCCATCATAAGGATTATAGATATTTATCCCCTGGACTGTGTCCGGGGCGTCGAAAGTGTTGCCTCCATTCCCCGACCTGGAGAAATATATCTTCCAGTTGTTGCCCGCGTCCAGGGCCTGCCACACCACATAGACGCTGTTTTTGCTGCCCTTGACCAGCCAGGGATAGACGTTGTCCACCGTATCCGGGGCGACGGCGATATTTGTCGAAAAGGTACCCCCTCTGTCGTTGGAACGGGCAAAGCAGATGGCATGCTTGCCGTCGTTGTCCCGGTCGTCCTCCCAGGCCGAGAAGATCCGCAGGCTGTCGTCAATGATGGTGTAGGGATGGCTGGCCGGATGAATGGTATCGCCGGGGGCGTCGTCGACCCGGACCCTGCTGCCCCAGGCAATAACCTGGGCCGAGGCCAGGCTCGGCAACAGCAGAAGCAGGAGCATCGCTATTTTGATCATTTTTGTACCCGCTTAAGATTTTTTTTATGCTGGTTAGAATTTAAAATTCACGCCTCCGGCCAAATAGAACGGATAGCCCAACCTGGCCTGAATGCCGGTTTTTTTGTCGACCGGAAAGTTGGCGCTGACTATCGGCCCGATGAACATCGCGCTGCCCGAGGCCTTCCAGCCCCGGTACCAGTCGTAGCCGGGGTAGTATTTCTCGGAGCAGGAGACGATGTCATAGCCCAGCACGCCGCCGGCGAACAGGTCTAATCCCTTCGCCTGCGTAAAATGGTAGTTGCACTGGAAGCCCAGGGAAACGTAGGTGTAGGAGAGCTCGCCCCAGTAATAGTCGAACGATTTGCGCGAGAATCCACCGATGGCGCCCACCCCGACGTACGGCGACACACCATACTCGTACTGGCCGCCCAGCATCAGGTCGTGCCAGCCGAACCCCAGCAGCGGGCCGGCATACGAGGCGTTCTTAGCGAATCCGGCCGCGCACAACGTCGGGCACGCAACGGCGAGGCAGAGTACGGGCAACAAATATTTCTTCATGGCCGGCTCCTATAAAGTAGAACTAGGGGTTTAAAAGAACTTTGATCGTTATTGATTATACCTTAAATCTTATTTTTAGTCAACCAGAAACTTTTTACTGCGCCGGGCCCCAGGACGGCATGTACGAACCGTTATTATTGGTGATGGCCTGCTGGGCGCTGCCGTCCCAGTGCATCCGCCAGATCTGGTGGCTCCCGGTGCGGCTGGAGGAAAAGCACAGATGCAGGCCGTCCGGCGACCAGCTGGGATCTTCGTTGTCGCCCTCGTAGGTCAGCTGGACGAAGTTGTCCCCGGTGATGGCGACGGTGCAGATCTGGAAATTTCCGTCGATCCGGGAGACGAAGGCGATCTTGTCGCCCCGGGGAGACCAGCAAGGCGAGGTGTTGTAGCCGCCTTGGTAGGTCAGCCGTCGGACATTGGCCCCTTCGCTGTCCATGATATACAGTTGGGGCGAGCCGGGTCGGTCGGAGTTGAACACCAGCTCCCGGCCGTTGGGCGACCAGGAGGGCGAGCAATCTATGGCCCAGGAATTTGTCAGCCGGCGCAGCTCCCTGCTATCGGCGGACAATAGGTATATTTCGGCGTTGCCGTCCTTGGATAATGTAAGAGCCAGGGACTTTCCGTCAGGCGACCAAGCAGGGGAAGTATTTAATCCTTCGGTCTGAGAGATGATGACCGTCTTGCCGGTGGCCAGGTTCAGTGACATCACGTCGGTGCGGTTGCGGTAGAACGAGACGAAGGCCAACGCCCGCCCATGAGGCTGCCAGTCCGGCGAAATATTGATGGAATTGAAATTGGTCAAAGATCTGAAACTGCCGCCGTCGTAATCGGCCAGCACCAGTTCCTTGTTCCGTCCGCTTTTCAGGCTGAAGGCAATTTTAGTGGAAGCCACCCCGTTCTCGCCGGTCAGATTCTTGATTATCTGGTCGCTGGCTGCGTGGGCCGCAGCTCTTGAGCCGTCGGGATCAATCTCTTTGCTGAAGACTTGGCGCTGGATGCCCAGGTCGAAGACCGACAACTTAAGAGTGGTTTTCTTCTTCTCCTGCCTCAGCTCGGGGACCAGCACCTGCCTGGCTTCCAGCATCTGCCAGACCCCGATGTCCAGCTTGCCCTTTTTAAGCCCGTAGCCCTCCAGCAGCGAGGGCGGATAGACGATCTTGAAATACAGGGAAAAGGCCATGTCGTCGCCGATGATGTCCAGCATCTTCTGGGCGGCGGCCGCGGCTTCGGGGGCAGCCTTGGCGTCCTGTGTTTGCAGCGGGGCGATGCCCAGTTCCAGCTGCCGTCGCTCCGAGGTGGAAAGTTTTAAGTAGACGTCCGCCTGGGAGAATGCGTTTTGGCACAATATTATAGTAACCAGAAATGAGAGATAATATCTTCTTTTCATATCATAAAAGTATGGTTATTTATGACCATTGATGATTTACCAGCGATATCATTGAATGGATCGCTGAATTTTCGTGTTTTTCGTGCTTGCGCGCTGAAACACCGCCACACTTCGATTGAGTTTATCCTGAGCCTGCCGAAGAGCTCTGTGTCCGGCGGCGCGCAAGCGCGGGCCGTTACTTCACGTACTCAAATTCAAAATGCACCCCCAGGTTGGAAAGCTTCATCTCCTCGGGCAGGGGCGGGAATATCTTGGCGTCGTACACCGCCCGCAGGGCCGACTGGTCGAAGATGGCGTCGCCGGAGGAATTCTCGATCTTCACTTCCTGCAGTTTCCCGTTCTTGTCAATCCGGAAATAAATTTGAGCTCTGACCGTTTCCTTTTTTCCCTGGTAGGGATTGTTCCAGTTCCGACTGATTTTGGAGAGGATCAGCGCCAGGTAATAGGAATCCGACGGCACGCCGCCCTCGGAGGACACGATCTTCATGCCCTTGGGAAGCCCGGCGGTATTGGTTTTGGGCGACGCCGTTTTGGCCGGGGTCGGGGCTGGCTTTTTCTTTTCGGGCGGTTTTGCCTTCTTGGGCGACGGTTCCGGCTTGGGCTTTTCCTCCGGAACCTGCGGCCCGGTCATTTCCTGAGATTCCGTTGCCTCCGGCGCCGCGGCCGGCAGCGAGACCAAGCTGACCTGGTAGACCTGGGGATAGATAGGCTTGGCCGACGCTTTCAGTACGTAGGAAGCGGTGAAGATCCCCAGCAGAAAAGCCAGGTGAATGAAGAATGATATGACGAAGGCCTTTTTCATTTATACCATTAACCTCACCCTTCCCTCTCCCAATGCTTTAGGCGAGGGGTAGAGTAGAGGTCTAAGTTATATCTGCGTTCATCTGCGTAATCTGCGGATAGGTTCTTACTTTGACATCTTAGGTTCTGTTACCAGCCCCAAATTGGTTACCTTCAGCTCCTTCAGTTGCCCGATCACTTCCACCACCAGCCCGTAGGGCACGGTCTTGTCGGCCTTCAAATACACCGGCTGGCTGGGGTTTGTGGCCAGGATCCCTTTGATCACCTTGGGAAACGCACTCTGGGACACGGTCTGGTTGGAGACGATGATCTTGCCGCCGGAGGTCAAAGTGATGGTCAGTCCCTCCTCCACCTGGGGTTTGGTGGATGACGACTTGGGTAAGGCCACGTCCATCCCGGAGCGCATCATAGGCGCGGTGATCATGAAGGTTATCAGCAGCACCATGCAGACGTCTATCAAATTCGTCATGTTGATCATGGCCATCGGCTGCAGGCCGGAGCGTTGGCGTCGCATCTTACTTTCCTCCGTAGACCGAGTGCATCCGCAGGTCCCCCAGGAACTCCGATGACAGGTTCTCCATCTCCAGCGTCATCTGCCGGATGTTGGCATTGAAGGCGTTGTAGGCCATGGAGGCCGGAATGGCCACCACCAGCCCGGCGATGGTGGTCACCAGGGCCTCGGCGATCCCAGGGGCAACTACTTGAATGCTGGATGACCCGAAGTTCTTGATGTCCACAAAAGCGATCATAATGCCCCAGACCGTGCCCAACAGACCGAGAAGCGGCGAGATGCTGGTGATGGAGGCCAGCGAGATCAGCTTGCTGGAAAGGTCCTCCTCCTGCTGGCCGATTGACCGCTCCATGGCCGCCTGGATGTTGGGCAGCACCTCCAGGGGAAACGAGACCTGTTCGCCGCCGGAGAGGCGCTGGGCCTCGGCCAGACCCTCGGCCAGCACGGCAAAGCTGGCGGAATCGGTATTGGCGGACTTAAAGGGATCGTTGAAGGTTTTGCGCCGGCGGAAGGATTCCATGAACTTTTTGTTGGCCTGTTTTATTTTTTTGAAGCAGCGGTTTTTGTAGATTATCACCGACCAGGAATAGACCGACAAGTAAACCAGTGAGAACATAATCAGGTTGGTGAAGACGTCGTAGCCCAGCATCAGGCCCCAGATGGATCCCTTGGAAAAAGTATGGAACATTAAGAGTTCTCCTGAAATGCAGTGTTTATGTGATTTTGTTTGGTGATTTTCTTTACCTTTAGCTACTATCTTACTACTCGGAGCATATAACTTGTGGTGAGCCTGCCTGCACGCCGTAGTGCCGACGTTTTGGCACGCAGGCCTGCCGAACCATTAGTAGACATTGCTTCACTTGTGAAAGCATATTGTCGGTGCGATTATGTCATTCCCGCAAAGCTTGTCCTCGTGAAAACGGGGAGCGGGAATCCATATATTCACTGGGATACCTGCTGGAGTTTATGCCGAAGCTCTGAGGTGCAGGTATGACATGACGCTAAAATTTGTCCTCGCGAAAGCGGGGAACAGAGCGTTAACAAGATTCAACAAACTTATTTAATGCAGCGGCCGGATTTATTTGTTTATTCAGTTTTTTCGAAATGAATTACCCCGCCTCAAGCGGCGGGGTTTCCAAGCCGCTTACCACAGTTGCTGACTACCGTTGCTATGGTGGGGGTTTTGCCCCCACACCCCAATGTGGTTCCCCGCCCCAAGCGACGGGGTTTAAATCAAGAATCAAATTATATGAACTCCACAAATCCGGCCATGATCTTTTTCTTCACCCCTCCTTTGAACACTATGGAAAGTTTCATATCATCGCCGTCCCCTTCTATATCTACCACCTGGCCCCGGCCCCAAACCGAATGCCGGACGGCTTTGCCCTTGATGGTCTCGGCCTCGGGCAGGTAAATGTCCACCACGCCGTCCATAAGTTTTAAGGAATTTTGGGAATCGTATCCGCTGGAATTGTAGACCAGCGGCAGGTTGAAGCCCGTTTCCACCGCCAGGGGCAGGGCTATAAGAATCTGGGCGATCATGTGCGAAGGCGTGACGAAGTTGATATTGTGGCAGCCCCGCTCCTGTAGTTCCAGCATCATCCCGGCCAGACGATCAAAGGTAACCTCCTGGCCCTGGCCCAGCTGGCTGATGGGCCAGTTCTGGCAGTAAACGCAGGCCATATTGCAGTTGGCAAAGAATATGGTGCCCGAACCCCTGGAGCCTGATATTGGCGGTTCCTCGCCCAGATGAGCATTATAGCTGGAAACAATGGGCAACCGGCCGCTGCGGCAGAAACCCTTTTGGTTTTGCGCCCGGTTTACCCCGCACTGGCGGGGGCATAATTGACACGAAGCCAGGAGGCCTCGGGCTTCCTGGCTTCTGGTCATAAGCTGTCCTGAACGGTGCAGGCAGATGTAAGCCGGTTCAAACCTCACCGGTCAAATATAACAAAGAAACGGCGCAAAGTCAAGGCGAAGAACGGCCGGCATACATAAACCGACGCCAAAAGTATGGCACCCTTTCAGTTTGCAAACAATAAAGAAGTAATCCGTCCTTGCGTAACATGTTTATGTATGATACCCAAGTTTAATGCCCATTTATCTATTGAAATGAAAAATGTAATACAGCAATATGGGCGAATAAAGAAACGTAAATATTGATAAAAGTATCGTGTCCGGTTTGCTTAATTTTATAGTTATTATAAAGCTTAATATGCCTAATATTAAGGCAGTTGGCAATAATTTTAACCACTTTTTTAAATATCCTGGATGGAAATCCCACCATGCCCCAATTTGTTCACATAGTTTAAGATTTCCATTCCGATAGGTTTTTTGATATTCTTTCCTATCCATAAGTCTGACTCCAGATGATATGATAATGTGTCGGTTTTTCTCCTGAATTTCCGGTCAAGCCGGGAATGACACGAAGCCAACGAACAAGGGCTTTGTGACCGGAATGTTGACCAGAGACTGTTTACTCTGTTATGAGCTTTTCAATCCCTGGACCACGAAACTGGCCAGAACTTTCTTCCTCAATCCCCCGGAAAACACTATGGATAGCTTCATTTCCTGGCCGTCGCCCTCCACCTCTACCACCTGGCCCCGGCCCCAAACCGAATGCCAGACGGCTTTCCCCTTTATGGTTTTGGTTTCCGCTATATCCTGGTCCATTTCTTCGACCGCAGCAGTCCGGGTGATTTCAGTCTGACTGGCCCGGCTCTGCACCTCCAGCAGTTCCCGGGGAAGCTCGGCCAGAAAGCGCGAAGGTGCCGCCGGTATCAGTCCGCCGAAGCAGCGGCGGGAAGAGGCCAGGCAAAGATGCAGGCTCTTTTTGGCCCGGGTGATGGCCACATAGAAAAGCCTTCTCTCCTCCTCCAGCTTCTGGCGGGAATCAACCGACGCCGAATGTGGCAGCAGCCCGTCCTCCAGCCCGGCGATGTAAACGTGGTCAAACTCCAGACCCTTGGCATTGTGCATGGTCATCAAAGTAACGGCCTGGGACCGGGGGTCCCAGCGGTCGATGTCGGCCACCAGCGACACTTCGGCCAAAAAAGCCGGCAGCGATTTGTCCTCCGACCGCTGGCAGAAATCATTGGCCGCGGCCGCCAGTTCGCCTACGTTCTCGGCCCGGCTGTCGGCTTCGTCGCTGCCGGAATACTGTCCCTTCAGATATTTTAAGTAACCGGTCTTCTCCACCAGATACTTAAGAACTTCTTCGGCGGTCCGGGTCAAAGCCCGGGTTTTCAGTTCCTCCATCAAGCCGTGGAAATTTTTGGCGGCCACCTTGATCCCCGGGCCCAGCCCCGGCACTTGGTCGGCCTGTCCCAGGGCTTGGTATAAGTTGATATTTTGTTCGGCGGCCCAGGCCTCGATCCGCATTAGACTGGCGTCGCCTAGGCCCCGGGGCGGCTCGTTCACGATCCGCTTTAAACTGACCCCGTCGGCGTGGTTGACCGTAGCTTTAAGGTAAGCCAGCAGGTCCTTGATCTCCTTGCGCTCGTAGAATTTTACCCCGCCCACGATCAGGTAAGGCAGGGAATACCGGCGGCAGGCGTCCTCCAGCGCCCGGCTCTGGGCGTTGGTGCGGTAGAGCACCACCATGTCTTTCAGCGATCCCCGGCTTAAATTGGATTTGATGCTTAAGGCTATTTTTTCGGCCTCGTCCCGCTCGTCCCATGCCTGCCACAAAGCCGCTTTCTCCCCGGTCAGGTTCTCGGTCCACAGGTTCTTGCCCTTCCGCCCCAGGTTGTTCTTGACCACCTGGTTGGCGCATTCCAGAATGGTCTTGGTGGATCGGTAGTTCTGCTCCAGCCTGATCACCTTGGCCTCGGGAAAATCCTTTTCGAACTCCAGGATATTGCGGATATCGGCCCCCCGGA
This genomic window from candidate division TA06 bacterium contains:
- the pal gene encoding peptidoglycan-associated lipoprotein Pal; protein product: MKNQFTIIFLFLTLMMIFGCAKKQTVKQEEPVKQPEAAVPAPVAPPPAEAQPAAPKIEFKTVYFAFDSYSLNDAGKALLNQAGGLLRSYPDISLRLEGHCDERGTAEYNLALGEKRANAVREYLENLGVSRSRLSTVSFGKEKPAATGNDEASWARNRRVEIVPLAK
- a CDS encoding PorV/PorQ family protein gives rise to the protein MKTIILSAVCIVLAATAVLSMNAGDKAGLFLTLPQGGRPTAMGEAFTGITGDIYCGQWNPAGLADLSSLTMTASLAPTYLDMSYGYLSAALPYRRNTFGLAISYFNYGDLQGWDQNGLNPASFNAMDLGLAMLYARSFPGHKMALGGSLKLLREPIENESATAVMLDAGATKRINRFTLGVSLKNLGSGLKFNSESSGLPVTLSAGGTYYFIDLPLVPAISLDVPFDGHPVISLGAEYSLANYLSLRTGLRTERDQGFASWLRGGFGVNYNGFGVDYAMIPGNELGYTHVVTIGYHK
- a CDS encoding T9SS type A sorting domain-containing protein — its product is MIKIAMLLLLLLPSLASAQVIAWGSRVRVDDAPGDTIHPASHPYTIIDDSLRIFSAWEDDRDNDGKHAICFARSNDRGGTFSTNIAVAPDTVDNVYPWLVKGSKNSVYVVWQALDAGNNWKIYFSRSGNGGNTFDAPDTVQGINIYNPYDGSFDGPTPKVAVDPRDSILYLVWTNYESGIGRYRVKCARSLTRNNVFIGETFVSSPDSQALHPAVDVGDNGKVFVAYVSFDGNNQDKCEIVSTHSADYGLTFDSTRLLVNDDPGSNRKRDFPNLYRTGNKVAVIWQDTRLQSNTQPNLFFSQKSDSQTAFSANIKADNGGGTNNYSPRIAVDRTNNNLVIAWHSNARADGGFELRMCAYNDTVGQFRPSYTVPNTYTGTSTAGFGKDYYPPALAIANINSVTNFFLVWQDLGEDASGNIYCIRGTVTNNIPHANLDELKVYPNPFKKWLGYGNVTFENLTATATIKIFDIKGRLVTTIEETNGDGEAIWNPNVASGIYLYLATNSQGQKKTGKIAILK
- the tolB gene encoding Tol-Pal system beta propeller repeat protein TolB translates to MCQNAFSQADVYLKLSTSERRQLELGIAPLQTQDAKAAPEAAAAAQKMLDIIGDDMAFSLYFKIVYPPSLLEGYGLKKGKLDIGVWQMLEARQVLVPELRQEKKKTTLKLSVFDLGIQRQVFSKEIDPDGSRAAAHAASDQIIKNLTGENGVASTKIAFSLKSGRNKELVLADYDGGSFRSLTNFNSINISPDWQPHGRALAFVSFYRNRTDVMSLNLATGKTVIISQTEGLNTSPAWSPDGKSLALTLSKDGNAEIYLLSADSRELRRLTNSWAIDCSPSWSPNGRELVFNSDRPGSPQLYIMDSEGANVRRLTYQGGYNTSPCWSPRGDKIAFVSRIDGNFQICTVAITGDNFVQLTYEGDNEDPSWSPDGLHLCFSSSRTGSHQIWRMHWDGSAQQAITNNNGSYMPSWGPAQ
- a CDS encoding TonB C-terminal domain-containing protein; the encoded protein is MKKAFVISFFIHLAFLLGIFTASYVLKASAKPIYPQVYQVSLVSLPAAAPEATESQEMTGPQVPEEKPKPEPSPKKAKPPEKKKPAPTPAKTASPKTNTAGLPKGMKIVSSEGGVPSDSYYLALILSKISRNWNNPYQGKKETVRAQIYFRIDKNGKLQEVKIENSSGDAIFDQSALRAVYDAKIFPPLPEEMKLSNLGVHFEFEYVK
- a CDS encoding biopolymer transporter ExbD — translated: MRRQRSGLQPMAMINMTNLIDVCMVLLITFMITAPMMRSGMDVALPKSSSTKPQVEEGLTITLTSGGKIIVSNQTVSQSAFPKVIKGILATNPSQPVYLKADKTVPYGLVVEVIGQLKELKVTNLGLVTEPKMSK
- a CDS encoding MotA/TolQ/ExbB proton channel family protein, translating into MLGYDVFTNLIMFSLVYLSVYSWSVIIYKNRCFKKIKQANKKFMESFRRRKTFNDPFKSANTDSASFAVLAEGLAEAQRLSGGEQVSFPLEVLPNIQAAMERSIGQQEEDLSSKLISLASITSISPLLGLLGTVWGIMIAFVDIKNFGSSSIQVVAPGIAEALVTTIAGLVVAIPASMAYNAFNANIRQMTLEMENLSSEFLGDLRMHSVYGGK
- a CDS encoding UvrD-helicase domain-containing protein produces the protein MELLNNLNPPQRQAVTYLDGPVLILAGAGSGKTRVLTHRLAYITGIGACPLRNILAVTFTNKAAAEMKQRVAALLHRPAEGLWIGTFHSVCARILRKDGFRLGYGRDFTIYDESDKLSLIKKAMSDLAIPERRVSPQAVISRISGAKDQMIGPEEYQKTAYDFFEKEVARIYPAYQQALLNNQAIDFDDLLVNAVRLFQENPATLEEYTQKFKHILVDEYQDTNHAQYLLIKLLSVKTRRLCVVGDDDQSIYGFRGADIRNILEFEKDFPEAKVIRLEQNYRSTKTILECANQVVKNNLGRKGKNLWTENLTGEKAALWQAWDERDEAEKIALSIKSNLSRGSLKDMVVLYRTNAQSRALEDACRRYSLPYLIVGGVKFYERKEIKDLLAYLKATVNHADGVSLKRIVNEPPRGLGDASLMRIEAWAAEQNINLYQALGQADQVPGLGPGIKVAAKNFHGLMEELKTRALTRTAEEVLKYLVEKTGYLKYLKGQYSGSDEADSRAENVGELAAAANDFCQRSEDKSLPAFLAEVSLVADIDRWDPRSQAVTLMTMHNAKGLEFDHVYIAGLEDGLLPHSASVDSRQKLEEERRLFYVAITRAKKSLHLCLASSRRCFGGLIPAAPSRFLAELPRELLEVQSRASQTEITRTAAVEEMDQDIAETKTIKGKAVWHSVWGRGQVVEVEGDGQEMKLSIVFSGGLRKKVLASFVVQGLKSS